The following proteins are co-located in the Blastopirellula marina genome:
- a CDS encoding ankyrin repeat domain-containing protein: MYRSFPEEYVRENVIYFGYLENGLVEESHWLTAVYFSKYDPDDICDDFVLPAQLELSSELYKHYLAIAQHDNSAIERMAEFSLDEIQSVPFKMTHYYLDEFCPLGYAVACENIAYVNAAHGQVQFSDCKSYLEFGQGHLATIYGSCAMLQSVLAAGGMINDLNEDGYTPLELAVGHQKLGHVDCLLSHGADPNFGIVPSVIEVNHALTLTEMTPVFYQRLRDAGARFDLRKSHYLWTPLHYNARRFRRDTFIEMVKDGLNPHAEDYEGKTPLDDLRKDLPEEIFQEVYSSCMGK; the protein is encoded by the coding sequence GTGTATCGTTCCTTTCCCGAGGAATATGTTAGAGAGAACGTTATCTATTTCGGGTACCTCGAGAATGGCTTAGTCGAGGAAAGCCATTGGCTCACGGCCGTCTATTTTTCGAAGTACGATCCGGACGACATTTGTGACGATTTCGTATTGCCGGCTCAGTTGGAGCTTTCGTCCGAACTCTACAAACATTACTTGGCCATAGCGCAGCACGACAATTCTGCAATCGAACGAATGGCAGAGTTTTCACTCGACGAAATACAAAGTGTGCCGTTTAAAATGACCCATTACTATCTGGACGAGTTTTGTCCTTTGGGATATGCCGTGGCTTGTGAGAACATTGCCTACGTTAATGCGGCGCATGGCCAGGTTCAATTTTCAGACTGCAAATCGTACCTCGAATTCGGCCAGGGACACCTCGCTACGATTTATGGTAGCTGTGCGATGCTGCAGTCTGTGCTTGCCGCCGGGGGGATGATCAATGACCTGAACGAAGACGGATACACACCTCTTGAATTGGCCGTGGGGCACCAAAAGCTTGGGCATGTGGACTGCTTGCTTTCACATGGCGCAGATCCAAATTTTGGAATCGTCCCCTCTGTAATTGAAGTAAATCATGCCCTAACGCTTACCGAGATGACACCGGTCTTTTATCAACGCCTAAGGGATGCAGGAGCACGATTTGATCTTCGCAAAAGCCACTATCTTTGGACACCTTTGCACTACAATGCCAGGCGGTTTCGGCGGGATACTTTCATTGAAATGGTGAAGGATGGCCTGAATCCGCACGCCGAAGATTATGAAGGCAAGACGCCGCTCGACGACTTGAGGAAGGATCTTCCCGAGGAAATCTTCCAAGAGGTTTACAGCAGTTGCATGGGCAAATGA